One window from the genome of Nitrospira sp. encodes:
- a CDS encoding carbonic anhydrase family protein: MRIRLGLGLGFSTLVLAGALWAAEGDLAGLRASTSIGSAPIAWQYDGDQGPSHWGEIAPTTAFCEKGTHQSPINIRTTPHHRSHDGLLVHYTAAPGHVATSHHTIEVDFQSGESLEVLGRTYTLKEFHFHEPSEHQLNGRTYPMEAHLVHRDETGHLEVLAVLMDLGNESASLSAVWDRIPSAKQDEVRDLLINPQDLLPKDLHHYAYDGSLTTPPCTEGVHWIVLKEPISITSAHIERFVSLIGHNARPVQSLNEREIDEE, translated from the coding sequence ATGAGGATTCGTCTAGGTCTGGGGCTCGGTTTCAGTACTCTAGTTCTAGCGGGTGCGTTGTGGGCGGCCGAGGGTGACCTTGCCGGACTGCGGGCGTCAACGTCTATTGGATCTGCGCCCATTGCGTGGCAGTATGATGGTGACCAGGGGCCCTCGCATTGGGGGGAAATCGCCCCGACCACCGCGTTCTGTGAAAAAGGTACCCACCAGTCGCCCATTAATATTCGCACCACTCCGCATCACCGGAGTCATGACGGGCTCCTAGTCCATTACACTGCCGCTCCCGGTCACGTTGCCACTTCTCACCACACCATTGAAGTGGATTTTCAATCAGGCGAGTCGCTTGAAGTCCTTGGACGAACGTATACGCTCAAAGAGTTTCATTTTCACGAGCCCAGCGAACATCAGCTGAACGGCCGTACCTATCCGATGGAAGCGCATCTCGTTCATCGAGATGAAACGGGTCATCTGGAGGTCCTTGCGGTGCTGATGGATTTGGGCAATGAATCCGCCTCTCTGTCCGCCGTGTGGGATCGGATTCCGAGCGCGAAGCAGGATGAAGTGAGGGATTTGCTGATTAACCCGCAGGATCTGCTGCCAAAAGACTTGCACCATTACGCCTATGATGGCTCACTGACCACGCCGCCCTGTACCGAAGGCGTGCACTGGATCGTGCTGAAGGAACCCATCTCCATTACCTCCGCTCATATTGAACGGTTCGTGTCGCTGATCGGCCACAACGCTCGACCGGTTCAATCGTTGAATGAGCGTGAGATCGACGAAGAATAA